One genomic region from Sander lucioperca isolate FBNREF2018 chromosome 3, SLUC_FBN_1.2, whole genome shotgun sequence encodes:
- the dhx38 gene encoding pre-mRNA-splicing factor ATP-dependent RNA helicase PRP16 isoform X2: MDEDLSMHRLEGTDPASEVGGLIVKKKSAAAEPHVFRAPTPRTSLLGLDLLAAQKRKERESKEQADASADDRNRKKSKVSSYKDWEEGKSDSESDEEDDDNNRDAKKERKYRVTGSETPSNPGGVSEEFRRRHQQREKDRREHGVYASSKEDKNKEKDKERSRDKGRDRRNEKDERESSHSRGSRSERGERSERSQRDGWSDRISRGSKREEPLTPQHRPRDSFTPSRSNWEEDDSGYASSRLSQWESPSPAPSNKEMDRSERSHRSGRESERRDRSVRGRYPDDTPLPTPSYKYNEWANDRKHLGSTPRLSQGKGRKEDGAGGIMFDNVDEKDQWEEDQKQADRDWYMMDEGYDEFHNPFTTTSEEYVKKREQILQKQTQKRISAQKRQINEDNERWETNRMLTSGVVQRLEVDEDFEEDNAAKVHLQVHNLVPPFLDGRIVFTKQPEPVIPVKDATSDMAIIARKGSQLVRKHREQKERKKAQHKHWELAGTKLGDIMGVKKTEEKDTPGGKVVGEDGKVDYRTEQKFADHMKDKTEASSEFAKKKTFLEQRQYLPIFAVRQQLLNIIRDNSIVIVVGETGSGKTTQLTQYLHEDGYTSYGMVGCTQPRRVAAMSVAKRVSEEIGTNLGEEVGYAIRFEDCTSEKTLIKYMTDGILLRESLRESDLDHYSAVIMDEAHERSLNTDVLFGLLREVVSRRTDLKLIVTSATMDSDKFAAFFGNVPIFHIPGRTFPVDILFSKTPQEDYVEAAVKQALQIHLSGLIGDILIFMPGQEDIEVTSDQIVERLEDLENAPALAVLPIYSQLPSDLQAKIFQKAPDGVRKCIVATNIAETSLTVDGIMFVVDAGYCKLKVFNPRIGMDALQVYPISQANANQRSGRAGRTGPGQCYRLYTQSAYKNEMLTTTIPEIQRTNLANVVLLLKSLGVQDLLLFHFMDPPPEDNMLNSMYQLWILGALDNTGALTPTGRLMVEFPLDPALSKMLIVSCDMGCSADILIIVSMLSVPAIFYRPKGREEESDQVREKFSVPESDHLTYLNVYMQWKNNNYSSIWCNDHFIHTKAMRKVREVRSQLKDIMVQQRMNLISCGSDWDIIRKCICAAYFHQAAKLKGIGEYVNVRTGMPCHLHPTSSLFGMGYTPDYIIYHELVMTTKEYMQCVTAVDGEWLAELGPMFYSIKHAGKSRQENRRRAKEEISNMEEEMSMAEEQLRARREEQEKKSITGTVKAVKIVTPGRKEEAPMTPRRTPARFGL, translated from the exons ATGGATGAAGATTTGTCCATGCATAGGCTGGAAGGGACTGATCCAGCTTCTGAAGTTGGTGGACTGatagtaaagaaaaagagtgcTGCTGCAGAGCCCCATGTTTTTCGGGCACCCACTCCACGCACCTCCTTGCTGGGCTTGGATCTGCTGGCAGCCCAGAAAAGGAAGGAGCGTGAGAGTAAGGAGCAGGCAGACGCTAGTGCCGATGACAGAAATAGAAAGAAGTCAAAGGTTTCCTCCTACAAGGACTGGGAGGAAGGTAAAAGTGACTCTGAATCTGATGAAGAAGACGATGATAACAACAGGGATGCTAAGAAGGAGAG GAAGTATCGTGTGACTGGCTCTGAGACACCCTCAAACCCCGGAGGGGTCAGCGAAGAGTTCCGCCGCAGAcaccagcagagagagaaagacagacgtGAGCATGGAGTCTACGCTTCGTCCAAAGAGGAcaagaacaaagaaaaagacaaagaaaggagTAGAGATAAGGGGAGAGACCGAAGGAATGAAAAAG aTGAGCGAGAGAGCAGCCATAGCCGTGGCAGCCGTTCGGAGCGCGGTGAGAGGAGTGAGCGCTCACAGAGGGATGGCTGGTCCGATCGCATCAGCCGGGGGAGTAAGAGAGAGGAACCCCTGACGCCACAGCATCGCCCCAGAg aTTCTTTCACTCCCTCACGCTCCAACTGGGAGGAGGATGACAGCGGTTATGCCAGTTCACGGCTTTCCCAGTGGGAGTCCCCGTCCCCCGCCCCATCTAACAAAGAGATGGATCGCTCAGAGCGAAGCCATCGCTCCGGCcgagagagtgagaggagagACAG GTCAGTCAGAGGCCGTTACCCCGACGACACACCTCTGCCTACCCCATCATACAAGTACAACGAGTGGGCCAATGACAGAAAGCATTTGGGTTCTACACCTCGTTTATCACAAGGAAAAG GTAGGAAAGAAGATGGTGCGGGGGGAATTATGTTTGATAATGTAGATGAGAAAGACCAGTGGGAGGAGGACCAAAAG CAAGCTGACAGAGATTGGTACATGATGGATGAGGGCTATGATGAGTTCCACAACCCTTTCACGACCACCTCTGAAGAATATGTAAAGAAGAGAGAGCAGATCCTTCAGAAGCAGACTCAAAAAAGAATTTCTGCCCAGAAGCGACAGATCAATGAG GATAATGAGCGGTGGGAGACCAACCGTATGCTGACCAGTGGTGTGGTGCAGAGGTTGGAGGTGGATGAAGACTTTGAGGAGGACAATGCTGCTAAGGTTCACCTGCAGGTTCACAACCTGGTTCCTCCCTTTCTGGATGGAAGAATAGTCTTCACTAAGCAG CCAGAGCCTGTCATCCCTGTGAAAGATGCTACCTCTGACATGGCCATCATTGCTCGTAAAGGCAGCCAGCTTGTCCGTAAACATCGTGAGCAGAAAGAACGCAAGAAG GCACAGCACAAACACTGGGAATTGGCAGGCACCAAGTTGGGGGATATCATGGGTGTCAAGAAGACGGAGGAGAAAGACACCCCTGGGGGCAAAGTGGTAGGCGAGGACGGCAAAGTAGACTACAG AACAGAGCAGAAATTTGCAGACCACATGAAAGACAAGACTGAGGCCAGTAGTGAGTTTGCTAAGAAGAAGACCTTTCTGGAACAGAGACAGTACCTACCTATttttgctgtcagacagcaaCTTCTTAACATCATAAG GGACAATAGCATCGTGATTGTTGTTGGGGAGACGGGCAGTGGAAAGACCACCCAGCTGACTCAGTACCTGCACGAGGATGGCTACACTAGCTATGGCATGGTGGGTTGTACTCAGCCCCGAAGAGTGGCAGCCATGAGTGTGGCCAAGAGAGTCAGTGAGGAGATTGGCACCAACCTTGGAGAGGAG GTGGGCTACGCAATCCGTTTTGAGGACTGCACATCCGAGAAAACATTGATAAAGTACATGACAGACGGTATCCTGCTCAGGGAGTCGTTGAGGGAGTCAGACTTGGACCACTACAGTGCTGTTATCATGGACGAGGCTCACGAACGCTCCCTGAATACTGATGTGCTGTTTGGCCTGCTACGTGAG GTTGTATCTCGACGTACTGATTTGAAACTCATCGTTACCTCTGCAACTATGGACTCAGACAAGTTTGCTGCATTTTTTGGCAACGTACCCATTTTCCACATTCCAGGAAgaacatttcccgtagacatcTTGTTTAGCAAG aCTCCTCAGGAGGACTACGTGGAGGCAGCAGTGAAACAGGCCCTGCAGATCCATCTCAGCGGGTTGATAGGAGACATCCTCATCTTTATGCCCGGGCAGGAGGATATTGAG GTGACGTCCGATCAGATCGTGGAGAGGTTGGAGGACTTGGAAAATGCTCCTGCTCTGGCCGTGCTGCCCATCTACTCCCAGCTGCCTTCTGACCTCCAGGCCAAGATCTTCCAGAAG GCTCCAGATGGTGTGAGGAAATGCATTGTCGCAACAAACATCGCTGAGACCTCCCTCACTGTGGATGGAATCATGTTTGTCGTGGATGCAGGATACTGCAAACTTAAG gtTTTCAATCCTCGCATTGGAATGGATGCTCTACAGGTTTATCCCATCAGCCAGGCTAATGCCAACCAGCGTTCTGGCAGAGCAGGACGTACAGGACCAGGACAGTGTTACAG GCTGTACACTCAGAGCGCCTATAAGAACGAGATGCTGACTACCACCATACCAGAGATCCAGAGGACCAACCTGGCCAATGTAGTCCTGCTGTTGAAGTCTCTGGGTGTTCAGGATTTGCTCCTCTTTCACTTCATGGATCCAccacccgaggacaacatgctCAACTCCATGTACCAGCTCTGGATCTTGGGAGCTCTGGACAACACAG GTGCTTTGACACCGACGGGGCGTCTGATGGTGGAGTTTCCCCTCGACCCCGCCCTCTCTAAGATGCTGATTGTGTCCTGCGACATGGGTTGCAGTGCTGACATCCTTATCATCGTCTCCATGCTGTCGGTGCCGGCCATCTTCTACAGACCTAAG GGTCGTGAGGAGGAGAGTGATCAGGTGAGGGAGAAGTTCTCAGTCCCAGAGAGCGACCACCTCACCTACCTTAACGTCTACATGCAGTGGAAGAACAACAATTACTCCAGCATCTGGTGCAACGACCACTTTATCCACACCAAGGCCATGCGCAAG GTACGTGAGGTGCGCTCCCAGTTAAAGGACATCATGGTCCAGCAGAGGATGAACCTGATTTCCTGTGGGTCGGACTGGGATATCATCAGGAAGTGCATCTGTGCTGCATATTTCCACCAGGCTGCCAAGCTCAAG GGCATTGGTGAATATGTGAACGTGAGGACAGGCATGCCATGTCACCTCCATCCTACCAGCTCCCTGTTTGGTATGGGCTACACTCCCGACTACATCATCTACCACGAGCTCGTCATGACCACCAAG GAATACATGCAGTGTGTGACTGCAGTGGATGGAGAGTGGCTGGCAGAACTTGGGCCCATGTTTTACAGCATCAAACATGCAGGAAAAAGCAGACAG GAGAACCGTCGTCGGGCCAAGGAGGAGATCAGCAACATGGAAGAGGAGATGTCCATGGCTGAGGAGCAGCTGCGAGCGCGTCGAGAGGAGCAGGAGAAGAAGAGCATCACTGGCACTGTTAA GGCTGTGAAAATCGTCACGccaggaaggaaagaagaggcCCCCATGACGCCTAGACGGACACCTGCCCGCTTTGGACTGTAG
- the dhx38 gene encoding pre-mRNA-splicing factor ATP-dependent RNA helicase PRP16 isoform X1 gives MDEDLSMHRLEGTDPASEVGGLIVKKKSAAAEPHVFRAPTPRTSLLGLDLLAAQKRKERESKEQADASADDRNRKKSKVSSYKDWEEGKSDSESDEEDDDNNRDAKKESRKYRVTGSETPSNPGGVSEEFRRRHQQREKDRREHGVYASSKEDKNKEKDKERSRDKGRDRRNEKDERESSHSRGSRSERGERSERSQRDGWSDRISRGSKREEPLTPQHRPRDSFTPSRSNWEEDDSGYASSRLSQWESPSPAPSNKEMDRSERSHRSGRESERRDRSVRGRYPDDTPLPTPSYKYNEWANDRKHLGSTPRLSQGKGRKEDGAGGIMFDNVDEKDQWEEDQKQADRDWYMMDEGYDEFHNPFTTTSEEYVKKREQILQKQTQKRISAQKRQINEDNERWETNRMLTSGVVQRLEVDEDFEEDNAAKVHLQVHNLVPPFLDGRIVFTKQPEPVIPVKDATSDMAIIARKGSQLVRKHREQKERKKAQHKHWELAGTKLGDIMGVKKTEEKDTPGGKVVGEDGKVDYRTEQKFADHMKDKTEASSEFAKKKTFLEQRQYLPIFAVRQQLLNIIRDNSIVIVVGETGSGKTTQLTQYLHEDGYTSYGMVGCTQPRRVAAMSVAKRVSEEIGTNLGEEVGYAIRFEDCTSEKTLIKYMTDGILLRESLRESDLDHYSAVIMDEAHERSLNTDVLFGLLREVVSRRTDLKLIVTSATMDSDKFAAFFGNVPIFHIPGRTFPVDILFSKTPQEDYVEAAVKQALQIHLSGLIGDILIFMPGQEDIEVTSDQIVERLEDLENAPALAVLPIYSQLPSDLQAKIFQKAPDGVRKCIVATNIAETSLTVDGIMFVVDAGYCKLKVFNPRIGMDALQVYPISQANANQRSGRAGRTGPGQCYRLYTQSAYKNEMLTTTIPEIQRTNLANVVLLLKSLGVQDLLLFHFMDPPPEDNMLNSMYQLWILGALDNTGALTPTGRLMVEFPLDPALSKMLIVSCDMGCSADILIIVSMLSVPAIFYRPKGREEESDQVREKFSVPESDHLTYLNVYMQWKNNNYSSIWCNDHFIHTKAMRKVREVRSQLKDIMVQQRMNLISCGSDWDIIRKCICAAYFHQAAKLKGIGEYVNVRTGMPCHLHPTSSLFGMGYTPDYIIYHELVMTTKEYMQCVTAVDGEWLAELGPMFYSIKHAGKSRQENRRRAKEEISNMEEEMSMAEEQLRARREEQEKKSITGTVKAVKIVTPGRKEEAPMTPRRTPARFGL, from the exons ATGGATGAAGATTTGTCCATGCATAGGCTGGAAGGGACTGATCCAGCTTCTGAAGTTGGTGGACTGatagtaaagaaaaagagtgcTGCTGCAGAGCCCCATGTTTTTCGGGCACCCACTCCACGCACCTCCTTGCTGGGCTTGGATCTGCTGGCAGCCCAGAAAAGGAAGGAGCGTGAGAGTAAGGAGCAGGCAGACGCTAGTGCCGATGACAGAAATAGAAAGAAGTCAAAGGTTTCCTCCTACAAGGACTGGGAGGAAGGTAAAAGTGACTCTGAATCTGATGAAGAAGACGATGATAACAACAGGGATGCTAAGAAGGAGAG TAGGAAGTATCGTGTGACTGGCTCTGAGACACCCTCAAACCCCGGAGGGGTCAGCGAAGAGTTCCGCCGCAGAcaccagcagagagagaaagacagacgtGAGCATGGAGTCTACGCTTCGTCCAAAGAGGAcaagaacaaagaaaaagacaaagaaaggagTAGAGATAAGGGGAGAGACCGAAGGAATGAAAAAG aTGAGCGAGAGAGCAGCCATAGCCGTGGCAGCCGTTCGGAGCGCGGTGAGAGGAGTGAGCGCTCACAGAGGGATGGCTGGTCCGATCGCATCAGCCGGGGGAGTAAGAGAGAGGAACCCCTGACGCCACAGCATCGCCCCAGAg aTTCTTTCACTCCCTCACGCTCCAACTGGGAGGAGGATGACAGCGGTTATGCCAGTTCACGGCTTTCCCAGTGGGAGTCCCCGTCCCCCGCCCCATCTAACAAAGAGATGGATCGCTCAGAGCGAAGCCATCGCTCCGGCcgagagagtgagaggagagACAG GTCAGTCAGAGGCCGTTACCCCGACGACACACCTCTGCCTACCCCATCATACAAGTACAACGAGTGGGCCAATGACAGAAAGCATTTGGGTTCTACACCTCGTTTATCACAAGGAAAAG GTAGGAAAGAAGATGGTGCGGGGGGAATTATGTTTGATAATGTAGATGAGAAAGACCAGTGGGAGGAGGACCAAAAG CAAGCTGACAGAGATTGGTACATGATGGATGAGGGCTATGATGAGTTCCACAACCCTTTCACGACCACCTCTGAAGAATATGTAAAGAAGAGAGAGCAGATCCTTCAGAAGCAGACTCAAAAAAGAATTTCTGCCCAGAAGCGACAGATCAATGAG GATAATGAGCGGTGGGAGACCAACCGTATGCTGACCAGTGGTGTGGTGCAGAGGTTGGAGGTGGATGAAGACTTTGAGGAGGACAATGCTGCTAAGGTTCACCTGCAGGTTCACAACCTGGTTCCTCCCTTTCTGGATGGAAGAATAGTCTTCACTAAGCAG CCAGAGCCTGTCATCCCTGTGAAAGATGCTACCTCTGACATGGCCATCATTGCTCGTAAAGGCAGCCAGCTTGTCCGTAAACATCGTGAGCAGAAAGAACGCAAGAAG GCACAGCACAAACACTGGGAATTGGCAGGCACCAAGTTGGGGGATATCATGGGTGTCAAGAAGACGGAGGAGAAAGACACCCCTGGGGGCAAAGTGGTAGGCGAGGACGGCAAAGTAGACTACAG AACAGAGCAGAAATTTGCAGACCACATGAAAGACAAGACTGAGGCCAGTAGTGAGTTTGCTAAGAAGAAGACCTTTCTGGAACAGAGACAGTACCTACCTATttttgctgtcagacagcaaCTTCTTAACATCATAAG GGACAATAGCATCGTGATTGTTGTTGGGGAGACGGGCAGTGGAAAGACCACCCAGCTGACTCAGTACCTGCACGAGGATGGCTACACTAGCTATGGCATGGTGGGTTGTACTCAGCCCCGAAGAGTGGCAGCCATGAGTGTGGCCAAGAGAGTCAGTGAGGAGATTGGCACCAACCTTGGAGAGGAG GTGGGCTACGCAATCCGTTTTGAGGACTGCACATCCGAGAAAACATTGATAAAGTACATGACAGACGGTATCCTGCTCAGGGAGTCGTTGAGGGAGTCAGACTTGGACCACTACAGTGCTGTTATCATGGACGAGGCTCACGAACGCTCCCTGAATACTGATGTGCTGTTTGGCCTGCTACGTGAG GTTGTATCTCGACGTACTGATTTGAAACTCATCGTTACCTCTGCAACTATGGACTCAGACAAGTTTGCTGCATTTTTTGGCAACGTACCCATTTTCCACATTCCAGGAAgaacatttcccgtagacatcTTGTTTAGCAAG aCTCCTCAGGAGGACTACGTGGAGGCAGCAGTGAAACAGGCCCTGCAGATCCATCTCAGCGGGTTGATAGGAGACATCCTCATCTTTATGCCCGGGCAGGAGGATATTGAG GTGACGTCCGATCAGATCGTGGAGAGGTTGGAGGACTTGGAAAATGCTCCTGCTCTGGCCGTGCTGCCCATCTACTCCCAGCTGCCTTCTGACCTCCAGGCCAAGATCTTCCAGAAG GCTCCAGATGGTGTGAGGAAATGCATTGTCGCAACAAACATCGCTGAGACCTCCCTCACTGTGGATGGAATCATGTTTGTCGTGGATGCAGGATACTGCAAACTTAAG gtTTTCAATCCTCGCATTGGAATGGATGCTCTACAGGTTTATCCCATCAGCCAGGCTAATGCCAACCAGCGTTCTGGCAGAGCAGGACGTACAGGACCAGGACAGTGTTACAG GCTGTACACTCAGAGCGCCTATAAGAACGAGATGCTGACTACCACCATACCAGAGATCCAGAGGACCAACCTGGCCAATGTAGTCCTGCTGTTGAAGTCTCTGGGTGTTCAGGATTTGCTCCTCTTTCACTTCATGGATCCAccacccgaggacaacatgctCAACTCCATGTACCAGCTCTGGATCTTGGGAGCTCTGGACAACACAG GTGCTTTGACACCGACGGGGCGTCTGATGGTGGAGTTTCCCCTCGACCCCGCCCTCTCTAAGATGCTGATTGTGTCCTGCGACATGGGTTGCAGTGCTGACATCCTTATCATCGTCTCCATGCTGTCGGTGCCGGCCATCTTCTACAGACCTAAG GGTCGTGAGGAGGAGAGTGATCAGGTGAGGGAGAAGTTCTCAGTCCCAGAGAGCGACCACCTCACCTACCTTAACGTCTACATGCAGTGGAAGAACAACAATTACTCCAGCATCTGGTGCAACGACCACTTTATCCACACCAAGGCCATGCGCAAG GTACGTGAGGTGCGCTCCCAGTTAAAGGACATCATGGTCCAGCAGAGGATGAACCTGATTTCCTGTGGGTCGGACTGGGATATCATCAGGAAGTGCATCTGTGCTGCATATTTCCACCAGGCTGCCAAGCTCAAG GGCATTGGTGAATATGTGAACGTGAGGACAGGCATGCCATGTCACCTCCATCCTACCAGCTCCCTGTTTGGTATGGGCTACACTCCCGACTACATCATCTACCACGAGCTCGTCATGACCACCAAG GAATACATGCAGTGTGTGACTGCAGTGGATGGAGAGTGGCTGGCAGAACTTGGGCCCATGTTTTACAGCATCAAACATGCAGGAAAAAGCAGACAG GAGAACCGTCGTCGGGCCAAGGAGGAGATCAGCAACATGGAAGAGGAGATGTCCATGGCTGAGGAGCAGCTGCGAGCGCGTCGAGAGGAGCAGGAGAAGAAGAGCATCACTGGCACTGTTAA GGCTGTGAAAATCGTCACGccaggaaggaaagaagaggcCCCCATGACGCCTAGACGGACACCTGCCCGCTTTGGACTGTAG